A region from the Melanotaenia boesemani isolate fMelBoe1 chromosome 11, fMelBoe1.pri, whole genome shotgun sequence genome encodes:
- the slc2a11b gene encoding solute carrier family 2, facilitated glucose transporter member 11b has translation MPKEYVGEYEPLLIKGIKDTKRLKFPNKSLLLAVFASCVGGTFQYGYNISVINAPTKYVQNFINITWMERYQTGISEEVLTLLWSTIVSIFTLGGLIGVTIGGTLSMKLGRKGTLLTNNAFALTAALLMGLSSSAGSFELLIIGRLICGINAGIALCVQPLYLGEIAPTALRGAMGMGTSVFITGGILTGQVMGLKEILGKEEFWPILLSTTCIPALLQLLLLPWFPESPRYLFIDKGDDEGCKKALRQLYGSAHYDGALEDIEKERNNLVGFQAKKPWDLFTDRSIRWQLLTIILLNIAQQLNGINAIYFYADYVFRQSGIPAEKIPYVTVGTGACECITALTCGMLIESLGRKVLITGGYILMSICCILFTLTLTFQDASPVFPYLSMTCVFAFILSFGLGPGGVTNILTTELFTQTTRPAAFMIAGSVNWLSFFFIGLVFPFIVIGLRHYCFLVFLVVCSLVTIYIFLVVPETKNKTFVEIQNEFQSQKKRKLCSSDAAGTILLSTSM, from the exons ATGCCAAAAGAATATGTGGGTGAATACGAGCCTCTGCTCATTAAGGGAATCAAAGATACAAAGCGACTAAAG TTTCCAAACAAATCACTACTACTAGCTGTGTTTGCCTCTTGTGTTGGTGGAACCTTCCAGTATGGATATAATATATCTGTCATCAATGCACCCacaaag TATGTACAAAATTTCATCAACATCACGTGGATGGAGCGTTACCAAACTGGCATATCAGAAGAAGTTCTTACTCTTCTCTGGTCCACTATTGTGTCCATTTTCACCTTAGGAGGACTCATAGGAGTAACAATTGGTGGGACACTGTCTATGAAGTTGGGGAg GAAAGGGACTCTGTTGACTAATAATGCATTTGCGTTAACGGCTGCTCTCCTGATGGGTCTGAGTTCATCTGCTGGATCATTTGAGTTACTCATCATTGGACGATTAATCTGTGGGATAAATGCAG GCATTGCTTTATGTGTTCAACCTTTGTACTTGGGGGAAATAGCTCCGACTGCACTGCGGGGTGCCATGGGAATGGGAACCTCAGTTTTCATCACTGGTGGGATCTTAACTGGACAAGTGATGGGCCTCAA AGAAATCCTGGGCAAAGAAGAGTTCTGGCCCATCCTGCTCTCCACCACATGCATCCCAGCTCTTCTGCAGCTCCTGCTCCTCCCCTGGTTCCCAGAGAGCCCACGCTACCTGTTTATTGATAAAGGAGATGATGAGGGATGTAAAAAAG cCTTGAGACAACTGTATGGTTCAGCTCACTATGATGGCGCACTGGAGGATAttgagaaagagagaaataattTAGTTGGCTTCCAAGCTAAAAAACCCTGGGATCTCTTTACTGATCGCAGCATACGCTGGCAGCTTCTCACCATTATTCTGCTCAACATTGCACAACAGCTAAATGGCATTAATGCA ATTTACTTCTATGCAGATTATGTGTTTAGACAATCTGGTATTCCCGCAGAGAAAATACCATATGTGACTGTCGGCACTGGTGCTTGTGAATGCATCACTGCTTTAACATGT GGTATGCTCATTGAGTCCTTGGGAAGGAAAGTACTCATCACAGGAGGATACATTCTGATGAGTAtctgctgtattttatttacactgaCGCTCACTTTTCag GATGCCAGTCCAGTTTTTCCATACTTAAGCATGacatgtgtttttgcttttatcttGAGTTTTGGCTTAGGACCGG GTGGTGTGACTAACATCTTAACCACTGAGCTGTTCACACAGACCACACGCCCTGCAGCCTTCATGATTGCAGGTTCAGTGAACtggctcagcttcttcttcatcGGCTTGGTCTTCCCATTCATTGTT ATCGGGCTGCGGCATTACTGTTTCCTGGTGTTCTTAGTCGTCTGCTCTTTGGTGACAATCTACATTTTCCTTGTTGTTCctgaaacaaagaacaaaacctTTGTGGAAATTCAGAATGAGTTCCAGTCCCAGAAGAAGAGAAAGCTCTGCAGTTCTGATGCTGCAGGGACAATACTCTTATCAACCTCTATGTGA
- the LOC121649158 gene encoding solute carrier family 2, facilitated glucose transporter member 11-like — MPKEYADEYEPLLIKGYKDSKQSKFPNKSLLLAMFGTCIGGTFQCGYNISVINAPTPYVQNFINRTWMERYQTGISNHVLTLLWSTIVSIFTLGGLAGVSIGGTLSVKLGRKGTLLTNNMFSLTAALLMGLSSTAGLFELLIIGRLFSGINAGIALCVEPMYLGEIAPTALRGVMGMGTSIFLTVGILSGQVMGLREVLGKEGDWPFLLATTCIPAFLQLMILPWFPESPRYLLIDKGDDEGCKIALDQLHGVAASDGAMEDIQREKNNLVGFKAKKPWELFADRSLRWQVLTIILLNAAQQLNGVNAMYFYADYVFRQSGIPTDKIPYATVGTGACECITALTCGFLVECLGRKLLIAGGYILMSICCILFTLTLAFQEVSPVFPYLTVACVFAFVLSFGLGPGGVTNILTTELFTQTARPAAFMIAGSVNWLSFFFIGLVFPFIVIGLEHYCFLVFFVVCSTVAIYILLVVPETKNKSFVEIQNEFQSSKRKASIPNGSGAMLISTCL, encoded by the exons ATGCCAAAGGAATATGCGGATGAATACGAGCCTTTGCTCATCAAAGGATATAAAGATTCAAAGCAATCAAAG TTTCCAAACAAATCTCTTCTGCTGGCTATGTTTGGTACATGCATAGGAGGAACTTTTCAATGTGGATACAATATATCTGTCATCAATGCACCCACACCG TATGTACAAAATTTCATCAACCGCACATGGATGGAGCGTTACCAGACTGGCATATCAAACCATGTTCTTACCCTTCTTTGGTCCACTATTGTGTCCATTTTCACCTTAGGAGGATTGGCAGGAGTATCAATTGGTGGGACACTGTCTGTAAAGCTGGGGAG GAAGGGAACACTGCTGACCAACAACATGTTCTCATTAACGGCTGCTCTGCTGATGGGTCTGAGTTCCACTGCTGGATTGTTTGAATTACTCATCATTGGACGACTTTTCAGCGGAATAAATGCAG GCATTGCTCTGTGTGTTGAACCTATGTATTTGGGAGAAATAGCTCCAACTGCGTTGCGTGGAGTCATGGGAATGGGAACGTCTATTTTCCTCACTGTTGGGATCTTGTCTGGACAAGTGATGGGCCTTAG AGAAGTCCTGGGCAAAGAGGGGGACTGGCCATTCTTGCTTGCCACCACTTGTATCCCAGCATTTCTGCAGCTCATGATCCTTCCCTGGTTCCCAGAGAGCCCACGCTACCTGCTTATTGacaaaggagatgatgaggGATGTAAAATAG CTCTGGATCAGCTGCATGGTGTAGCAGCCAGTGATGGTGCAATGGAGGATATCCAGAGAGAAAAGAATAATTTAGTTGGTTTCAAGGCCAAGAAACCCTGGGAACTCTTTGCTGATCGCAGCTTACGGTGGCAGGTTCTCACCATTATTCTGCTCAACGCTGCACAACAGCTGAACGGTGTCAATGCT ATGTACTTCTATGCAGATTATGTGTTCAGACAATCTGGTATTCCCACTGATAAAATTCCATATGCAACTGTAGGCACTGGTGCCTGTGAATGCATCACTGCTTTAACATGT GGTTTCCTTGTTGAATGTCTTGGAAGGAAACTACTCATCGCAGGAGGATACATACTGATGAGTATCTGCTGCATTTTATTCACACTGACGCTCGCTTTCCAG GAGGTCAGCCCAGTTTTTCCATATTTGACTGTGGcctgtgtttttgcttttgtcttGAGTTTTGGATTAGGACCAG GTGGTGTGACTAACATCTTAACCACTGAGCTGTTCACACAAACCGCTCGCCCGGCAGCATTTATGATCGCCGGATCAGTGAACTGGCTCAGCTTCTTCTTTATTGGCTTGGTCTTCCCATTCATTGTG aTTGGGCTGGAGCATTACTGTTTCCTGGTGTTCTTTGTTGTCTGTTCCACGGTGGCCATATACATATTGCTTGTTGTTCCTGAAACTAAGAACAAAAGCTTCGTGGAAATCCAGAATGAGTTCCAGTCCAGTAAGAGAAAGGCCAGCATCCCTAATGGATCAGGGGCGATGCTCATATCAACTTGTTTATGA